The DNA segment ATCTGGCATGTTcaagggactgatatttttgagtctgtgcaatatggtgataacagatccaaataaaactctCTATgaagagaatttaaatgtttcataaggggactgctggtGGAAGTATGCGCTCTcccgagtgccattctagtttgctatttcaaatatttatcttCTATTTTGAGCAATTTCAACCATgtatcttttactttttagaaaTTTCTACCATTTAACTTTTTTAGCTATTTCAAATCTTTTATAATGACTCTTTgctaaaaaacaacttttagtGTTTGAACAGTTTCAGTCTTGTGCCACTTCCCTTTAGTTCAGACTAATGAAGCCTCTCGTGGTAACTTCAGATTCCCAGCAGTTCACACTGGCTGGGAATCACTGATCcgttaaaaatgaaatgacccAGTGCATGTGTTGATACTATCACTACAAGGGTTATTGGatccctctcctcccatccGACATCAAAAATGGGCGTCTGCACTCAGGAATATTGGTAaaactcaatcaatcaatgtgcCGAACATTAAGGAAGCACAAGTGGGAGCAGACATAAACGACACCAGGACAAATGATTGATTTTCAAGCCAAAATTCATGAAAACTAATCTCTTGAAAGATCAATTTGGTCAAACTGCTCCAGAGGCCAGATATCTGTGTCAATGACATCAACACATTCATTGAGCAATGATTCAAGCAGATAAGGGATCTGGCCAAGATTGAAATGAACTGGCTTGAACAATGGGTCGTGTCTATTGCCTGGCCACTGTGTCGTCAATCATGCCAGGCGCGGAGATGGAAATACAACAACATTGACCTCAATCTCACATTAAACGTGATGTGCTACAGTTGACGATTACGGGTGATGTTCTCCATGACCTTGGCACTTGCGTGAGCTACGTTGCTAATGCTCAGTTAGCCGGTGACATCAGTTCAGCTGCCATTATCAAGCGGCCCGGAGCTTTAATGCATGTAAAAAGAAAAGCGAATGGTAAAGCGCTACAGTAAAACGGATTCGGCGCGAAGGGACATTAAACACATGTTGTACCTTGGCAGTGTCCTTCCTCATCCCTTCAATGTGCCCCCTCTCCCCCCTATCGGCCCCCCCTGccgcctcccccctcctctACAGGCCTGCAGCAACAATATGTTGTGGGCGTAATGGTGCTGGTGACATAAGATCAATGCTTCAGGGTTAACACAAATCTACACACAGCTGCTTAACCCTTGTTCTTAAACTGATGCAGCGTGACACATGGCCTGTGTGAAGtacacatgctgacacacatgTGAGCGGATTCACTATTTGCATAAAAGCCACAGTGACACTGGAAAAAAAGAGGTGTCGTTTTAGTTGCAAAATACCAGCTGAAATATGGATTAGGCCTGCTGGGGTGTCTCCGACGGAGGATGCTCGGCAGTAAATCCAGAGGACGCTTCAGAAATAATTTCATGTAATTGAGGGGGTCggtgtgaatataaaatatattgtgaCCACTGGCTCCGTCCCGTAAAGACGATCGCAGCAGACAGGCTGAATGCCATCCAAACAGATGTTGCTGTTTAGCAGAGCACACAGCGTGAACATTGAACAATTTAAGACAGAGCGGGATGGAAATAGTCCGCAATATGTCGCAGCGTCCTTGCTGCTTTTCACGCACATGATGTCATTCATTCTAAAATTAGGAGAAATGCATTTTGTGACAGATTGTTCACTGAGACGCTCCCCAATTCATTTTAGCTCATTACTGTTACAGCACTGTCCATCCATACGAGGAAACTGCTGGGAGCTCATCACTCACGATCAAATCATTAAACACAAGGATCATAAAACATATAAGTATATGCATACATACACTCCctttaataaacacaacacataattATTAATATCGGTGTGTGAGCTGTGACATCCTGATCAAATTAGATGTTGATCCATCTCCTACACAACAACAGGGCTTAACGCTGAAAGACAGCTGATTTACATTTATAACACccttattaatatttataaaacacttttcaaaaataagCAAACCTCTGGCCTCTGGGCTGAACTGCATTtctaactgtatataaaagatcTCCTTACAAACTGTACATTAACTACAAAACTTTTTGAAAGTTTATGCTCCAAACAGTCTCGGGCATCTAAGAACACAAAGCTACACATTAACACATGCATCCACAAACATACTgcacatgttttaatttgacattagTAATATCCTTCCCTGGATATCAGATAAACACTGAGAGGAAACACCcaacagaagaaacacagaaGTATATTTTTACAAAGGTAAAGGTAAAAACAGATTAATACCTACACATTGTAAACATTATGAACTAATCGATCctaaaacattataaaacattatgGGGTAAAGCAAAGTGATtacttaaaacaaaaacacaaaataaccaGTAGCATGCCATACACTATAAGACACAGGCTTCAAGCAGGTGACACTACAAACACTCCATAAAGATATGAAAGAACAGTTGTAGAGACTCACAAGAAGGACTTGGCATCCAGGCCTCGATTCCGCATCTGGTCCATCATGTAATCCCAGCTGCCAGGATTGGCACGTGAGCgccctgctgctccacctccccTATAGCGAGAGGCACCTGCTCCTGCTGGGCTGCCCCGCGCACCCCGGGGACCGCCTCGCGTACCTGCAACCCCACCCTCACCACCGCtgccacctccctctcctcgcCCAGCACCCCCGCCTCCCCCTGGCTGTCCAGGTGCAGTGTGTAATTGTCCCAAGCTCTGGGATGTGGTGGGAGGTTGTGCGAGACCGGGGCCCGGCGGCTGGATGAGAGGCTGCTGAAGACTCTGCTGGCGCAAGAGTGTCCGAGGCCGGGCCGGCCCAGAAGGGATGTGCTCCAAAGTGGATGCATAGGATAGGACTGGATCCCCAAAGCTGGGAgggcagaggagcagggaggaaagAGAACGTGAAGAAGGCCACGGCCGGCAGAGGATaggatgatgaggaggggagaaggagtcagaggtcacggaagaagaagaagaagaagaagaagaagagccgTGGCAGGAGGAGGTAAGTTGGTCAgaaggggtgaggaggggagatgAGACAAAGAAGACAGGGAGAGAATCCTCAGAGATGAGACAAGGTGGCAGAGGGCAGAGGGGAGACACAGCAGAAGAAGTCAGGTTGACATCAGGATAGAAACAGGAAAGTTCatccagacaggaagtggatgatcgcgaggaggaggaggaaggaggaggaagggtggaATTTGAAGACAAAGTGGAAAAGTaggcagagggaggagtggTGGGAAgtggggacaggaggaggaggagagagaaagagagcaacgtgaggcagcagcagtaaCAGCAGTAGCAGAAATAGCAGTAAAAGGTGCAGCCTGAGTGGTCGCTGTGTGCCGTGTGCTGCtcgtgcggcggcggcgggcaGCAGTGTGCAGACTGTGAGCTCGCCCTGCGTGTCGGCTGCGTCAGATGTGTGTGAGCCCTGCGTGTCTGCGTGGTCTGCGCGTGCTGTTTGCGTGCGGGTGTGTTCCGAACGGGCAGGGGTCGGATGTGCACCGTCCGAACGGGCGTGACGCGGCCGTGCCCAACGTGACTGCGTCGAAGTGTGTGGATGGAGGTTTTGATGCTCCCCGGCCTTCCTGTCGAGGGCTTTTTGGTCTGATGAGAGATCCCCATTATCTCGACTCGTCAGTCAACTTTTCCCATCTCTGATagcctctcctcctttttcgTCTTTTTCGTCTTTTAAATACATGCTGCTCCTCTAGAGACATCCCGACAGCCAACCATGTCGTACAGTAGgactccctccctctgtcaccaTTTCATTTTCCACTCCTCCTCTTTATAAATGCAGTCAAATTGGTTCATTAGCTTCTTAAACAATGTTTCAATAGTCATGTCAACACAATGGTGAGTGAAACATATTTCACTAATGTGTTccttatttctttgttttctagGCTCTTTAGTATCatctcttttaaatcttttctaCTCCCTAAATAtaacctcctctctctcagatcTGTGTAACCTAGACTACCAGAATTAGGTCATGAGAGAGCTACTCACATCAGTTTACTCTGTTTTGCATTACTTCACCTATAATGCAATTTTGCAATAAGGCTTTTAGTGCGCTATCCATCATATTTAAGTGTCACAGATGAAAGGATAAAAAGGGGAATGCAGAAACAAAAGAGTTTGTGggcaaaacagaagaaaaaggaaaaggcgAGGAGTGGCTTTACACGGCgacagaaagatggagggagtgaTGGGAACGATAAGAACGGAGGGTGACgatggaggagaaacagaaaatggggtgcgagacacaaacacaagagacacagacacttACAGCAGCCTGGAAATAGAATCCAATTATAGACAGGGGCaaaaagaaagatgaggagagaaggagggaatgAGGAGTGAGGTAGTGATGAGTGTAAATGTGTTGTGGAGGAAGAAATCGCAGGCACGAGGTGCCAAAGGAAGGTGCAAAAGACATCATGGAGAACTCAACTGCCTCATTTTCAACTCGCTGAATTTACAGGGGAGCCTAAATCATGTTGTACGTCATGGTTGTGGGATACAAGCAGTCGGAGACCAACACGCAATTCACAATTCAGCCTGACTCTTAATTAAAAGTCAGACTGGCAGCAAGTGACGCATTATTTTAGTCAGTGTGTGAAAATGAGACTATTTCTGTGTTGCACTGTTGAAAGTGCACTCGCAGGCTGTGCAGTTcttcacataaataaatcattttctccTGCAGATTGGTACAGGAGGCCACACCGGGCAGCCGGGCCGGCTGTCTGAGCTGAAGGTTTGAGTCACAGTGCTACGCAGCTCCTGTAACTATTGTTATCTGCTCATGATGGCGAGAATTCACCTTTCCCCAGAGATCATATTTTGATTTATGCCCACACGCTCGACTCCATACCTGAGCAGCACTTTCCTGGACCTGACTCTCACTGCTGATTCACTCACCTAATCGTAGCCGAGGTACAAAACTTACCAGAGGGACATTTGCATTGTAAAACATGAACGTTGACTTTTTAAATGCCCGGTTCTGAACTCACTTGCTGGGTCTCAGTCCTCCAGACTGCATGTGGCCCTGGACAGTCTGCCACCTCCCGGCCTTCACTCCCTCTGTCACCATGCTCTTCACGCTGTCACTGCGATTAGGACCCCCCCCATCATCCCCATGCCCAGTTGCTGCCCCCTTCTGACCCCCTGACACTGccccactgagagagagagacagggtgcGGAGGTCCCATGGTGGACAGAGGGTATAGAAGAGGGAGAATAACGacaggcagaggagaaaaagacaagTAAAGACACGCAAAAGAgttggagaaagagagacacaaacacacacacaacacacacacaggaaaatagATTGAGCAACTACATAAGGAGGTGAGACAGAtcagtagagtgtgtgtgtgtttgtgtgtgtgtgtatgtgtgtggcgGGGTGAGGACAGGTTTAGTTTTTCAGGCACGTGGATGAAAAGGTCCAGTGTggataaagagagagatgagggagtgGAGCGAAggtaagaggaggaagaggaggaggaggagaagaaggagccTGTGAAGGGTGGAAAACCAGCGAGAAGTGACTCCTTTGGGCCTGGAGGACCAGGGGTGCAGCTGCCAGCATTCACGAGCTGGCATCAGTGTGTGGACACTGGTCACTTTGTTCTCATTTTCTCATTCATTTAAGGCATTTGAGGCTGGAGATTTGCTGCTATACGAGGCAATTCAATAGAAGACGTGCAGCAAAGTGCCTCACGGGCGAGTAATCGACTCATTGGGAGAAGTCATCCAAAGTGACATTCAGTTCAATACAAGTGCATCTGTTCCTGTAAGACACCGTCCCACTCTATTTTTAGATATCAATCTGTTCATCTGATAACTGCTTAGCATCcataaacaggaagcagtgaaatACCTGCAGCACAGAGTAGGGAAACATCATGAGGGAAATCATCATATCAACCTCCAGTGATTAACCACCTTTCATAAATAAGAGCAGTTGTCAACtcagatttcatttaaataaactggTTTTGGGTTTGAAATGTCACGTCTGCTCGAAAAAAGCAGCGATGATCAAAAATAAAGCACAGTAGTGCCCTCTGGTGACATGACTACATTTCATTAATATGCATGGTGCTCCTGCTCCGGGAGACGCAAAATaggagaaacacagaaagacactgTCGCCTGGTGTGTATGCCTGGAATGGgaagggaggaagtggagtggCGGTGTGGGTGGGTGCTACTCTTACATCATGTCCCTTTGAAGGTCACCTTTCGCATTTCATTCTGACCAAATGACCTGACAGTGCACGTGGATAAGTCATCAATCACAACCAGAGCACGGATGACACTGCCGGAGCAACGGTCAACACAGGAGTCATGGGCCTCATTTATCGAGCCGAGCACAAGGTGAAAGTCTTCCCTCTTTATTTAAAAGATATACGGATATCAAATACATAATCTCTGACACTTTTCTTCATCTCAAACCAATCAGATCGACGGAGTATATTATAACTCACCAAACTCAATAGCTACATTTGAAAAACGCTTACGTCAACGACCATTTTTTCACGAGAGTGCTTTGACTTGCCACTGACATTTAGCAAATTGCAGGCTCACCATGGAGTCCAAATGTAAGTGAAAAATGTTAGAATTTAAACTCATATTCATAAATCTCTTGGAGATTGAAGGTGCGAGGGAGGTTAAACCTGTTTGATAGATGAGGCCCATTGTGACTGAAAGCTGCTGATCTCCAGATGATCGTGAACAGGAAAATGATTTTCCAGCTGTCTGTTGACTTTAGCAACATATTATTGGTTCAAGTCAGGAGGTCTGCCAGTTTCTgctagtgaaaaaaaaaatcttttcagtgttttcttattttaattaaaatgccgGCCCTTTTGACTGGCTCACCCACACCTGATAAAACAACTCATTTTACCATTACTGCAGTGaaaagttcatttatttttcaccgCCAGCCCGAGGAGAAACTATGAACAATAAATTACAACCTTgagggttttttgttttctttaaaaaaaaaaaaaaaaagaacttctACAGACACTGGGCTCTCAAGCTGGTTTCATGAGATCAGCAGCCACCATCCTCAGGCAGAGTTTTCAGACAGTAATCCATATATCCACAGTGTTCATAAACACACCACTACCTCCTTTCTGCAGGCAATTTAACACACAGTCCACAACGGCTAGGTCTATTAAAGATGACCAGTTATTAGACAGTTTATCAGACAGATGCCTGGTAGCAGGATGTCTGAGCTCAGAGGCCTCTCAGTGCCGGCAGGGACATAAGTATGACCTTGCGAGGGCTTTATTGGATTCAAGTGCCTATAGTGAGtaaaaaatgacttaaattGCATCAAGTACAAACACTGTATCTCTCAATGTGATTGACAGTGGGTGAAGTTGGAGTGCCACAGTGTTAGTGCAGCAAACGTTTGCAATTAGGGTTGAtggggatcagagagaagccACAGATGGATGTGAACCACAGGTGAACACTGGCACCACACTGCAACCTGGTGTAAACGGTCAACCCTCCACAACAACgacaaactaacaaaaaaagAGGCAAATTTCAGTTGATACAAGCAAGAGGACAGGGAGATGCACAGGTTACAGAGAAGGCGGGTTAAAGTGTACACATGTCTTTTGGAAAGGAGGGCTATATGAGGGTTGTCCGTCTCCATGGTTACAGCCCatgggagagaggggagaggttAGAGGTCAGGAGTTAGTGGGAGCAGCAGGGCTGTAGGGAGTAGGGGGGCATGTGAACACGTGCCTCTGTGTTCATTAGAAGGTGACAGGATGTGAGGAGTAGCAGCAGAAATTAGCCTGGGGGGGCTTACAGGGCCGCGCTGCCGCTCTGCCGCAGCAATAGTCAAATGGCTGTCACGGGGACGCTGTAATGTTCGTATATGACATTTTCCTATGCTCACATTTCCCGAGCAGATTATGAGTAATCATTAGTACCATTTGTGCCCTCCAGTGTGCTGACATCGGGTGGGTTGTTATTGTTGCAGTTATTACTATTGTGGATGGGAACAGGGTTATTCAACCATAATAATAAAGTCTAGAATTGTGTTTATATTCTGCCACTGTCTGACATGTGGCTCGCTCAAAAGGCCCCTGGCCACATAACCCCAGGTACCCCTCAGTAAATTTTGTCCTAGAgaatataaaaactataaagaCCATTAAACCAGGGGGATTTAATGTCTGATGTTATAACATCCATATCCAGCTGTTCAATTTGATGAGCGGCTATAGTGGTGGTGACTGCACAGAAAGGATTGATGGAGTgaggagcggagaggagaggaagtcaGGGAGGTGAACAGAAAGCAGAGGAaaaaggggaagagagggaagggagagTGACACTGCCCCTGCCTCGTTACAGCCCTGCTCAGGGGAAAAGTCTCTTACCAGCCTTAGACCAAGACTCACTTGAGTGTGAGGCGAGGATCTCCATATGGAGCATAGGGAGAAATGTTTAGTACGAACTCCTTGGGAGGATAGGAGCTCCACTTCTGCTGCACTGTGCTGCTGTCATTGTTATTCCAAAAGTCTCTGTCTAGATCACTGCggccaaagagagagacaggtcagagcAACACAGCCATGGAAAGCCTTGGCACTAAGCAACCAACTCGCAACAGCCGCTCCAGCTTTCAGGGGCGATGCCAGTGCTCggtgtgagggagagagctgGACTTAAACGGCTGCATTAAACAGGagtttgaaacaaaacaaacccagatgtgtgtgtgtgtctatttctACCTGGAAAAACACCATGGTGGTCCgattttgaaaaataacaaaaaaaagggcAGCCTGGAGGGAACTGTATTCACAAGAAAGCTTTTCATAAAGCAACGTGcggcagcaaacacacagagatagaAAAAAAGATAGGCAGCAAGAGAAGAGGAAGTCATAATCTGATGAATACATACAGCGTGTGATTACATTCTGTTCATCTAGCACAGCACCACTGACGGAACACATTCGAGTAAACATTGAGGACTCTGGGCTCCCCCGTCCTCGGGCGCGAGCAGAGAGAACGCATGAAAGCATGGGACACAAGACAAAGAGATAAATCGCACACAGtcaaagtagaggaggaggaaaaaggtgAGCAGAATCACTGATGTCATACAAATCACACAGTGGTGGCCAGAGCTGTAGCACAGGGACAGAGCGGGAGAGAAAGGCAGTGCGCGGAGAGGAGCTGGAAGGTGAAATGACCAACAGAGCACACCGATGCTGCTGGAGccagtgagaaagaaaatgcaaaaaattaacacccccccccccctagtcAGAATACATTCATAGTCCGTCTTTAGTGCTTCAAACCATccgcagagaaaataaaaagtaaacataCAAATTCAAAAAATTGCTGAGACAACAGCAGGCTATAGAAGAGAAGAGGTGGTGAGCAGGTTAACACAGGCATTTTGTGGAATAAAGTTTTGTACTTAGCATTACAAAGCTGGCATTTTCTGCTACTGACCTAAAAGGTCACCTTTCATCACGAACAGAAAATACCTTAATCTGAGTCTGAGCCCTGGAAGGAATGTTAGATCGAAAAATCAACATTTACGCTCCAGcgatttcacaataaaaggaaCCTGCGCCGGTTTAAGCGACACGGAGATGCTCCCTAAGGCCTGCACTTAAGCGAGACCTATCTTACAGCCCATTAGATAAGTGCAGACCTGTCCAGCAAACAGGCAAGATAATGCAGATTTCATCTATGCTGATTAAAGCAATGACCTTTCAATTAATATCTGCAGAACACGCTCCTCATTTTCcgccttgttttatttttgtgacgTGTACGTGGAGGTGCTCAGAGCAAATGAAGTTCATTATCACCAGATTATTCTACCCCAACCAGTTACTAAGGCACTTACTTGATGGCTTTCTTCTCCCCTCGCCCACGTGCTGAATCTGGAGTGTCTGCTGTCTCCACTCCCGGCTTATTCCTCTTCCCCTTGAGTCAAGCGGAGGGAGGGGACGacaaagaaagaagggaaaCAAAAGGTTAGCGCGGATTTGTCCTTTCAAGCTGTGTTTTTGCTTCACAAATTTCCAGCGTAAACGTCTCCCCCCCATTATCTCAGAAACACTGCGACATCGGCCCTTTACCTGATAGTCACCTGATTACACTCAtcaaagtcaaatcaaatctgCGGTAGAGAGCCATCTCCGGCTATGATTATCATTCGAACCACCCTGAAATTTACATGGCAATGGCCTCTTTAAGGTAATCTGCTGGGCACTGGAGAGAGGCCTTGAGGAAACCCTGCGGCAGCCTGATTTCAAATAGGCAGAGCATGACCTGCTGTAACCATGGAAATAATGGCAATTTGAAGCTTTCGAAAAGTGAGGTCTGCCGGGCACATTCTGCTGGAAAAGCTCATTACAGTTGAAGGTGTTTCACATGTTTCACAATGCAGGTAATCTCTATTGACACTTTGTTACAAGTGGGACAGGCAAGGGGATCAGCCTAAAGCTGCCCCATGATGCCGTGCGGCCCTCCCTGAAAGTGACGCTCCGATACCCATCGAGGATGGGCGAGGATTCTCTGGCCCAGA comes from the Hippoglossus hippoglossus isolate fHipHip1 chromosome 6, fHipHip1.pri, whole genome shotgun sequence genome and includes:
- the syt7a gene encoding rabphilin-3A isoform X1: MGISHQTKKPSTGRPGSIKTSIHTLRRSHVGHGRVTPVRTVHIRPLPVRNTPARKQHAQTTQTRRAHTHLTQPTRRASSQSAHCCPPPPHEQHTAHSDHSGCTFYCYFCYCCYCCCLTLLSFSLLLLLSPLPTTPPSAYFSTLSSNSTLPPPSSSSSRSSTSCLDELSCFYPDVNLTSSAVSPLCPLPPCLISEDSLPVFFVSSPLLTPSDQLTSSCHGSSSSSSSSSSVTSDSFSPPHHPILCRPWPSSRSLSSLLLCPPSFGDPVLSYASTLEHIPSGPARPRTLLRQQSLQQPLIQPPGPGLAQPPTTSQSLGQLHTAPGQPGGGGGAGRGEGGGSGGEGGVAGTRGGPRGARGSPAGAGASRYRGGGAAGRSRANPGSWDYMMDQMRNRGLDAKSFFEGKMVVLALAIGVAEQDDFANIPDLQETAQAAPAANQEPPPEKRGNKPANSPKGQPPDADGHSSVTDLANSLTGDMVMLSPGSEDDDGEGPISEKLGRIQFSIGYSFQNTTLTVKLLRGQDLPAKDFSGTSDPFVKIYLLPDKKHKLETKIKRKNLNPHWNETFLFEGFPYEKVRERTLYLQVLDYDRFSRNDPIGEVSIPLNKVELGQIKTFWKELKPCSDGSGRRGDLLLSLCYNPSANTITVNIIKARNLKAMDIGGTSDPYVKVWLMQKDKRVEKKKTVTMKRCLNPIFNESFPFEVPAHVLRETTIIITVMDKDRLSRNDVIGKIYLSWKSGPGEVKHWKDMLARPRTNVAQWHALKA
- the syt7a gene encoding rabphilin-3A isoform X2, which produces MGISHQTKKPSTGRPGSIKTSIHTLRRSHVGHGRVTPVRTVHIRPLPVRNTPARKQHAQTTQTRRAHTHLTQPTRRASSQSAHCCPPPPHEQHTAHSDHSGCTFYCYFCYCCYCCCLTLLSFSLLLLLSPLPTTPPSAYFSTLSSNSTLPPPSSSSSRSSTSCLDELSCFYPDVNLTSSAVSPLCPLPPCLISEDSLPVFFVSSPLLTPSDQLTSSCHGSSSSSSSSSSVTSDSFSPPHHPILCRPWPSSRSLSSLLLCPPSFGDPVLSYASTLEHIPSGPARPRTLLRQQSLQQPLIQPPGPGLAQPPTTSQSLGQLHTAPGQPGGGGGAGRGEGGGSGGEGGVAGTRGGPRGARGSPAGAGASRYRGGGAAGRSRANPGSWDYMMDQMRNRGLDAKSFLGNKPANSPKGQPPDADGHSSVTDLANSLTGDMVMLSPGSEDDDGEGPISEKLGRIQFSIGYSFQNTTLTVKLLRGQDLPAKDFSGTSDPFVKIYLLPDKKHKLETKIKRKNLNPHWNETFLFEGFPYEKVRERTLYLQVLDYDRFSRNDPIGEVSIPLNKVELGQIKTFWKELKPCSDGSGRRGDLLLSLCYNPSANTITVNIIKARNLKAMDIGGTSDPYVKVWLMQKDKRVEKKKTVTMKRCLNPIFNESFPFEVPAHVLRETTIIITVMDKDRLSRNDVIGKIYLSWKSGPGEVKHWKDMLARPRTNVAQWHALKA